The Tautonia plasticadhaerens nucleotide sequence CGTCGAGGTTCTTGACCTCCAGCGCGTGCTTCTCGATGAACTCGCGGCGGGGCTCGACGTCGTCCCCCATCAGGGTGGTGAACAGGTCGTTGGCGGCGGCGGCGTCGTCCAGGCGGACCTGGAGCAGGGTCCGCCGGTAGGGGTCCATGGTGGTCTCCCAGAGCTGCTCGGCGTCCATCTCGCCGAGGCCCTTGAACCGGGTGATCTTCAGGCCGCGTTCTCCCAGGCGCCGGACGGTGGGGACCAGCTCCCGGAGGTCGAGCAGCGGGTGCTCGTCGCCGTCCCGGTCGAGGACGAACTTCGGCGGGGGCTCGTCCCCGGTGACCTCGACGGGCAGCAGGACGTCGGCCCCGAGGCCGAAGTCGCCCCGGAGCCGGGCGAGCCACTTGTTCAGGGTCCGGACCTCGCTCAGCTCGGTGATCCGGAAGGCCAGGGCCTCGGGGGCGGAGGGCTCGGCGTCGGCGGCCGGGACGGCCTGGCCGTCGGCGTCGGGCACGTCGGCGTCGTCCACGGGGGCGGCGTCGAGCGACTCGGGGGCGTGCTCCCTGGTGAACCGCTCCAGCTCCTCGGCCGAGTAGAGGTAGACGTCGTCCGCCTCGACCTGGCGGACGAGGAACAGCGGCATGAGGCCGGTCTCGGGGTGGGCCCGCTTGAGGAACTCGCCGACCGGCAGGTTGCGGCGGCCGAAGGCGCGGAGGGCGTTGTCCAGCCCGGCGGCGATCTCGACCAGGGACCGGAGCTTCTCGCCGTCGACGGCCATCGGCTCGCCGTCGGCGTCGGCGGCGGTGGCGTCAGCCCCGGCGCGGCGGAGGGTCGCCTCCTTCAGGCCGTTGCCCATGAGGATGGCGTGCATCTCGGCCTCGGTCTGCACGTATCGGCGGTCGTTGCGGTGGGAGATCAGGTACAGGGGAGGCTGGGCGACGTAGAGGTGGCCTTCGGCCACCAGGCGGGGCATCTGGCGGTAGAAGAAGGTCATCAGGAGGGTGCGGATGTGGGAGCCGTCGACGTCGGCGTCGCTCATCATGACGATCTTGCCGTAGCGTCGCTTGTCGGTGGCCTCCTCCTCGCCGATGCCGCCGCCGACGGCGGTGATGATGTTGCGGACCTCCTCGTTGCCGAGCACCTTGTCCAGCCGGGCGCGCTCGACGTTGAGGATCTTGCCGCGCAGGGGGAGGATGGCCTGGAACTGGCGGTCGCGCCCGCCCTCGGCGGTGCCGCCGGCGGAGTCGCCCTCGACGAGGAACAGCTCGGAGTTCTCCCGGTCGTGGCTGGAGCAGTCCATCAGCTTGCCGGGCAGGCCGCCCCCGGTGAGGACGCCCTTGCGGTTGCGGACGAGTTCCCGGGCCTTGCGGGTGGCCTCCCGGGCCTCGGCGGCGAGGACGGCCTTGGCCACCAGCTTCTTGGCGGCGCCCGGGGTCTGTTCGAGGAAGGCGGCGAGGGTGTCGTTGACGACCTTGGCGACGATCCCCTCGACCTCGCCGTTGCCGAGCTTGGTCTTGGTCTGGCCCTCGAACTGGGGGTCGGGCACCCGGACGCTGACGACGGCGGTGAGCCCCTCCCGGAAGTCGTCCCCGGAGATGGTCAGGTCCTTGCGGTTCTTCTGGCTGGCCGGGGCGTTGGCCTTGACGTAGGCGTTCATCGTCCGGGTCAGGGCCGACCGGAAGCCGGTCAGGTGGGTGCCGCCCTCGATGGTGTGGATGTTGTTGCAGTAGGTGACGACGGCCTCGGAGAAGCTGTCGTTGTACTGCAAGGCGACCTCGACCTCGACGTTCCGCTCGTCGTCCCGCCCCTTGAGCAGCGCCGGCTCGTGCAGGGGGTTCTGGGCCCGGTTGAGGTGGGCGACGAACTCGGCGAGGCCCCCTTCGCTGAAGAATTCGTCCTGCTTGGGCTCGTCGCCGCGCTCGTCCCGCAGTCGGATCCGGACGCCAGGGTTGAGGAAGGAGAGCTCCCGGAAGCGCTTCTCCAGGGTGCCGTAGTCGAAGGCGATGTCGGGGAAGATGTCGTTGTCGGGCAGGAACTGGATGTGGGTGCCGGTGCGCTTGGTGGACCCGGTGGGACGGATCGGCCCCTCGGGCTCCCCCCGGGAGTATTCCTGTCGCCAGACCTTGCCGTCGCGGTGGACCTCGGCCTCCAGGCGCTCGCTCAGGGCGTTGACCACGGTGACGCCGACGCCGTGCAACCCGCCGGAGACCTTGTAGGTCTGGTGGTCGAACTTGCCGCCGGCGTGGGGCTTGGTCAGGACGATCTGCAGGGTGCCGACGCCGGGGAAGCTGGGGTGCTCCTTCACCGGGATGCCCCGGCCGTCGTCGGCGATGGCGACCGAGCCGTCGGCGAGGATCGTCACGTCAATCAGCTGGCAGTAGCCGGCCATCGCCTCGTCGATCGAGTTGTCGACGACCTCGTAGATCAGGTGGTGCAGGCCCCTGCTGGTGGTGTCGCCGATGTACATGCCGGGGCGCTTGCGGATGGCCTCGATGCCCTCCAGCACCCGGATGTTGCTCTCGGTGTAGTCGAGGGCCGAGGCGCCGTCGCCGTTGCCGGCCGGGGTCGGGGCCTCGGTCGTCTCGGTGTCGGTGTCGGTCGAACCGTCGGGGTGCAGGGCCATCGCCAATCCTCGGGAAAGCGGGATGCAAAGGCGGAGGCGGGGGTCCGCCCCGGCCCGACCGGGGGCCGGGGCGGGGAGGGTCGTCACGCCTCGATCGGTCCGACCCGGAATCGCAGGTCATGCACGGGGGTGCCGGGGGCGTCCTTGCGGAGGGCGGCCAGGATCGCCGGCTTCCGGAAGGCGGCCAGCTCCTCCAGGAGCGTCGGGTGCGCCACGGTCACGCTCAAGACCCCGTGCCTCACGGTGCCCAGCCTCGTCCGCCCGGCCAGCTCCGGGCCGACGGCCGACTCCCAGGCCGCTTCCAGCTCGCCGAGGGCCCGGGTCCGGGCGTACCCCCGGCTCGCGAACAGGGAGCCGAGCGCCTCGGACAGGGGAGTCGTCCCGCCCCGGCCATCGGGCCCGCCTCGATGTGAACGCTTCTTCATTATAAGGACTCAACCCCTCATTTGGCAAGCGGATCGGTCGCGATCCGGGGGCACGGGACCGTCGTCATGGTTTGCCCGATCGCCCGGCCCGGGGCCACCTCGGCCGCCCCGCCCATCGACCCCGCCCCGGGCGCGGCCCCTCGGCCTCCGAGGGCCTCCGGGGGGACGCCCTAGCGGTCCCGGTTCAGGGGCATGACGACGTAGGTGTACTGGTCCTCGGTCTTGAACACGGCGGCGCTCTTGTGGTCGATCAGCTCGGCGGCGATCGGCTGCGAGGGGTCCAGCGCCTTGAGGGCTTCGAGCAGGTAGGAGGCGTCGAAGGTGATCGCCACGTCCTTGCCGTCGTAGTTGATCGGCAGTTCGATGTGCGACTCCCCCACGTCGGCCGTCTGGCTGGCCAGCCTCAGCAGCCCGTCGCCGAACTGGAAGTCGACCCCCCGGCTCTCCTTGCTGGTGACGATCGCCGCCTGCTCGACCGCCTGCAACAGCGGCTCGACCTCCGCGAACGGGATCCGGCTCTCGAAGCTGCCGGGCATCACCGCCTTGTAGTTGGGGAACCGGCCCTCGACGAGCCGGCTGTAGACGACCGCCCGGCCGGTCTTCACCAGCACCGCGGCGCCGTCCTGCACGGCGATCCGGCTCGGCTCCTCGTCGTCCAGGTTCCGCTCGATGAGCCTCAGCGCCTTGACCGGCACCACCGGGGGCTGCCCCGGCGGCTCGACGGCCCCCTCGGCCTCGCAGGCGATGATCTGCCGGGCCATCCGGCGGCCGTCGGTGCCGACCATGGTGATCGACTCCGGCCCCGGCTCCATCAGCACGCCGGCCAGGGCGTACCGGGTGCTGTCCGGGTCGGTGGCGAAGCTGGTGCGCTTGATGGCCCTCCGGAGTTCCTCGGCGTCGACCCGGTAGCCGGCCTCGGCGTTGAAGTCGGGCGGGTCGGGGAAGAGTTCGGGGTCCTCGGCCGGGAGCTTGAACTCGGAGCGGTGCCCGCGGACGACGAGCGAGTCGCCGTCGACCTCCAGGGCGAGCTCGTCGTCCCCGGTGCTGGTGCGGAGGATCTGGCCCATCCGCTGCAGGGGGAGGATGACCGAGCCGGGTTGGTCGACCTTCACGCCGAGCACCTTGTAGCGGATGCCGACCTCCAGGTCGGTCGCCATCAGGGTCGAGCCCTGCCCCGGCGCCGCCACCAGCTTCAGGTTCTGGAGGATCGGCTTGGGGCTCCTGGCCGGCACGACCCCGCCGACGGCCCCGAACGCGGCGAGCAGCTGCTCGCGGTCGCACAGCAATTTCATGAGTCGCCCCGCCTTGGACCTCGATCTCCCCGGGCCGCCTCCGCGCGGCCCTTCGACTCCGACGCCGCCGCGGCCCGAGGGCCGGGGACCGTCCGGCTCGACTCCGCGACGGAGCGTCCGCCCCCCGGCGCGATGATCCGGAACAAGGCGAAGATACCAAACAACTTAACCGGCCTCAAGGCCGCCCGGCGGGCTCGAAGGGCGTACCCGGACCGGGGCCGACTCCCAGGGCATCGACCCTACGGCGTCGATGCCGGGGGATCCAGCTCCAGCGCCCAGAGGATGGCCCTCCTGATCTCGGCCATCGTTTCCCCCCGCAGGACGCCGATCCTCCGGTCGAGTCGGGCGGTCGGCAACGACCCGAGGCCCTGGACGTTGGCCACCGATCCGGCCTGGAGGAACCGGGACTTCGGGAGCCTCACCTCATAGGCACTCCCTCGGTCCTGGCTCGTGATCGGGACGTAGATCGCCAGGGCCCGGGGAGGGTCCGGGTCGTGTCGGGAGACGATCACCACCGGCCGATACTTGGCGGCGAGGCCGAGGTCGGCCAGCCAGACCTCACCGGGGCGAAGGTTCATCGAGCAGATCCAGCACGTCCTGCTCCAGGGATCGGGAGCGGGCGATGTCGAGCAGGCCGCGATCGGCCAGCTCGATCAGTTCGTCCACCTGGCGGCGGACCTCTTCGGCGACCTCGGGGCTCCACTCTCGGAGCTTCTTGTCGAGCCGTTCGGCGCTGGTGTCCATGAGTATGGTCGGGGTCGTGAGGAAATCGGATTCATCGGGGCCCCGACGCATTGGGCATGGTCGGGGCCCCGCGAATCTTCGAAGAATCCCGTCAGGAACTTCGGCGGCGGCGACGGCCCAGGGCCGTCAGGAAGTCGCCCAATTACTCGACGGATCGATCGTCGCAATCAGCCTCGGTCGCGTTGATCGCGGCCAGGCCGAGCTGCTGGATGGTGGCGATCGTCGCCGGCCCGTTCAGCGGCAACATGGCCTCGGCGGGGTTATCGGGGTCGCCTCGGTGGGCTGAGAAAATGATCCAGGGTAGGTCATTCTCGTTGAGATCAACGCTGCCCTCAAAGTTGAGGGCACTGATCTTCATGTGGGTCAAGTTGTGAGAAAGCACATTAATGTGCTTAGTAATCATGAGTCGCCCCGCCTTGGACCTCGATCTCCCCGGGCCGCCTCCATGAGGCCCTTCGACTCCGACGCCGCCGCGGCCCGAGGGCCGGGGACCGTCCGGCTCGACTCCGCGACGGAGTGTCCGCCCCCCGGCGCGATGATCCGGAACAAGGCGAAGATACCAAACAACTTAACCGGCCTCAAGGCCGCCCGGCGGGCTCGAAGGGGGTCGAGACGACGCGAGGGTCCCCCTGGCGGATCGTGATCCGGGAGTCGACCGGGAGGTCCTCCCCGGGGTAGTCCGAGGTGGTGCCGTCGGGCCATCGGACGCGGAGGGAGGTGAGGGAATCGGCGTCGCCGAGGCCGAAGTGGAGGGCCGAGTCCGAGGCCGCCATGAAGCTCCCCCCCCGCCTGACGGTGGCGACGTGGGTCGTGCCGCCGGCCCTCAGCTCGGCGATCGCCCCGAGGGCCTCGAGGTTCGGCGGGGCGCCCACGAGCCGGAGGATGAGGGACCGGCCCGACCGCTCTCCCTCGTTGACCAGGACGCGGAGCGGCCCGTCCATCGTGGTCATGACCAGGTCGAGGTCGCCGTCGCCGTCGAGGTCGCCGACGGCGACGCTCCGGCCCGAGCTGAGGCCGCCCGGATCCGAGATCCAGGAGGCCGTCGCGTCCTCGAACCGCCGGCCCCCGGCGTTCCTCAGCAGCACGGGGGGCTGGTCGTAGGGCTCCGACCGCAGGCCCGGGTAGACGTGGCCGTTGGCCTGGAAGAGGTCGGCGAGGCCGTCGTGGTCGAAGTCGGCGAGGACAATCCCCCAGCCGACCCGGAGGATGGTGGCGACCGTGACGGTCGAGGGGTGCGAGACGTCGGAGAAGGTCCGGCCCCCGTGGCTGATGAAGACCCGGCTCCCTTCCCCGTAGAAGTTGCTGTAGGCCAGGTCGAGCCAGCCGTCGAGGTCGAGGTCGGCGAGGTCGATCCCCATGCTCCCCTCGGCCCGGCCCAGGTCCCCGAGCGCGACCCCGGCGAGCCGGCCCTCCTCCTCGAAGGTGCCGTCCCCCCGGTTGCGGAAGAATTCGTTGGCCTGCGTGTCGTTGGTCACGAAGAGGTCCTGGTCCCCGTCGGCGTCGAGGTCGGCGAACAGGGCCCCCATCCCCTTGCGGTCGGCCTTCAGCAGCCCGGCGGACTCGGTCGCGTCCTCGAAGGTGCCGTCCCCCCGGTTCCGCCAGAGGACGTCCGGCTCCCCCGGGTAGGACTCCGGCCCGGCGAAGACCGGCACCGGGCCCCCCCGGTGGCCCACCGGGGGGTGGGGGGAGGCGGGGTCGACGGCCACGTAGTTGGTGACGTAGAGGTCCGGCCAGCCGTCGCCGTCGGCGTCCCCCCAGGTGGCCGCGACCCCCCAGTACGGCTCGTCGCCGAGGCCCGAGGGCCCCGTCACGTCCCGGAAGGTGCCGTCCCCGAGGTTCTCCCAGAGGAGGTCGGGGCCGTGCTGGGCGACGAAGAGGTCGGGGTCGCCGTCCGCGTCGTAGTCCGAGACCGCCACCCCCTGGGCCCAGCCCCGATGGGCCAGCCCCGAGGGCGCCGACACGTCGACCCAGCGCCCCGGGCCGTCGTTGCGGAAGAGCCAGGGCCCGCCGGAGGGCTCGACCCGGCCGCCGTCGACCCGGCTGCCGGGCGCCACGAAGAGATCCGGGTCGTCGTCCCCGTCGAAGTCGAGCAGCGCCACGCCCACCCCGAGCGATTCGAGGATCGACCCCTTCTCGGGGGATCCGCTCGTCGTCGTCACGTCGAGCCCGAACTCCGGCGCCCGGTCGACGAACCGGGGCCCGGGCGAGGGCCGGGCCGTCGGCCCGGGGCGGGGGCCCGCCGGGGGTCCGCCGTCGCCCGACGCCCGATCCCGGCAGCCCGCCCCGATCGTCGCGAGCAGCAGCAGGCCCGCCGCCAGGCCGGGGGAGGGCGCGATCCGGCCCCCGGCCGCTCGGGTCGGGCGGCGTCGGGCTCCAGGTCGCATCGGGCGGGTCCTCCGAGGGGGGGCCGGCGGCCGGCCGGCCCGGGCGTTCGTTCGATCGCCGGGGTCAGTCGAGCTTCAGGTCGATCACCTGGGGGTCCTCGGTCACGTCGACCTCGAGCTGGGTGGTGTCCATGTTGCCGTACTTCTGCATGATCTGCTGCCGGTCCTCGGCGCTGATCCCCTGCCCGTCGGCCTGCCCGGAGATGGCCCCCTCGATGCTGCCTGCGTTGAAGATGACATAGACCATGTGGTGATCGACCTTCGCCCCCTTGTAGTCCTCGTTGTACTCCAGCTCGTACTTCCCCTGGTCGTCGGTGATCCCCCAGCTCGCCCGCCCCTCGTCGGGGACGAAGTTCACCGTGAGGTTGGGGATGGGCTTCCCCCCCCGGGTCACGGTGCCCGTCACCCGGGCGATCTCGGGGGCGTCGGGGTCGCCGCAACCCGAGACCGCGATCGGGGCGATCAGGGCGGCACTCCAGGCGAGGAAACGGACGAATCTGCGATGACTCTGACTCATGGTGCCGACCAGTCCATAATGGGGGGGAAGAAGATGGCCCGGGGCCGATTCGGGGGGCCGCCGGGCCGGGACCGAGGGCGGATCCCCCGGGCCGGCCGAGGGGCGGCCGGCCCGGGGGTCGGGCCGAGGGGCCCGCGCGTCAATACTGGTCGGCCGAGACCACCTCGCCCCCCTTACGGGTGA carries:
- the gyrB gene encoding DNA topoisomerase (ATP-hydrolyzing) subunit B, which encodes MALHPDGSTDTDTETTEAPTPAGNGDGASALDYTESNIRVLEGIEAIRKRPGMYIGDTTSRGLHHLIYEVVDNSIDEAMAGYCQLIDVTILADGSVAIADDGRGIPVKEHPSFPGVGTLQIVLTKPHAGGKFDHQTYKVSGGLHGVGVTVVNALSERLEAEVHRDGKVWRQEYSRGEPEGPIRPTGSTKRTGTHIQFLPDNDIFPDIAFDYGTLEKRFRELSFLNPGVRIRLRDERGDEPKQDEFFSEGGLAEFVAHLNRAQNPLHEPALLKGRDDERNVEVEVALQYNDSFSEAVVTYCNNIHTIEGGTHLTGFRSALTRTMNAYVKANAPASQKNRKDLTISGDDFREGLTAVVSVRVPDPQFEGQTKTKLGNGEVEGIVAKVVNDTLAAFLEQTPGAAKKLVAKAVLAAEAREATRKARELVRNRKGVLTGGGLPGKLMDCSSHDRENSELFLVEGDSAGGTAEGGRDRQFQAILPLRGKILNVERARLDKVLGNEEVRNIITAVGGGIGEEEATDKRRYGKIVMMSDADVDGSHIRTLLMTFFYRQMPRLVAEGHLYVAQPPLYLISHRNDRRYVQTEAEMHAILMGNGLKEATLRRAGADATAADADGEPMAVDGEKLRSLVEIAAGLDNALRAFGRRNLPVGEFLKRAHPETGLMPLFLVRQVEADDVYLYSAEELERFTREHAPESLDAAPVDDADVPDADGQAVPAADAEPSAPEALAFRITELSEVRTLNKWLARLRGDFGLGADVLLPVEVTGDEPPPKFVLDRDGDEHPLLDLRELVPTVRRLGERGLKITRFKGLGEMDAEQLWETTMDPYRRTLLQVRLDDAAAANDLFTTLMGDDVEPRREFIEKHALEVKNLDV
- a CDS encoding DUF721 domain-containing protein, with protein sequence MKKRSHRGGPDGRGGTTPLSEALGSLFASRGYARTRALGELEAAWESAVGPELAGRTRLGTVRHGVLSVTVAHPTLLEELAAFRKPAILAALRKDAPGTPVHDLRFRVGPIEA
- the dnaN gene encoding DNA polymerase III subunit beta, with protein sequence MKLLCDREQLLAAFGAVGGVVPARSPKPILQNLKLVAAPGQGSTLMATDLEVGIRYKVLGVKVDQPGSVILPLQRMGQILRTSTGDDELALEVDGDSLVVRGHRSEFKLPAEDPELFPDPPDFNAEAGYRVDAEELRRAIKRTSFATDPDSTRYALAGVLMEPGPESITMVGTDGRRMARQIIACEAEGAVEPPGQPPVVPVKALRLIERNLDDEEPSRIAVQDGAAVLVKTGRAVVYSRLVEGRFPNYKAVMPGSFESRIPFAEVEPLLQAVEQAAIVTSKESRGVDFQFGDGLLRLASQTADVGESHIELPINYDGKDVAITFDASYLLEALKALDPSQPIAAELIDHKSAAVFKTEDQYTYVVMPLNRDR
- a CDS encoding CRTAC1 family protein, with the protein product MRPGARRRPTRAAGGRIAPSPGLAAGLLLLATIGAGCRDRASGDGGPPAGPRPGPTARPSPGPRFVDRAPEFGLDVTTTSGSPEKGSILESLGVGVALLDFDGDDDPDLFVAPGSRVDGGRVEPSGGPWLFRNDGPGRWVDVSAPSGLAHRGWAQGVAVSDYDADGDPDLFVAQHGPDLLWENLGDGTFRDVTGPSGLGDEPYWGVAATWGDADGDGWPDLYVTNYVAVDPASPHPPVGHRGGPVPVFAGPESYPGEPDVLWRNRGDGTFEDATESAGLLKADRKGMGALFADLDADGDQDLFVTNDTQANEFFRNRGDGTFEEEGRLAGVALGDLGRAEGSMGIDLADLDLDGWLDLAYSNFYGEGSRVFISHGGRTFSDVSHPSTVTVATILRVGWGIVLADFDHDGLADLFQANGHVYPGLRSEPYDQPPVLLRNAGGRRFEDATASWISDPGGLSSGRSVAVGDLDGDGDLDLVMTTMDGPLRVLVNEGERSGRSLILRLVGAPPNLEALGAIAELRAGGTTHVATVRRGGSFMAASDSALHFGLGDADSLTSLRVRWPDGTTSDYPGEDLPVDSRITIRQGDPRVVSTPFEPAGRP
- a CDS encoding type II toxin-antitoxin system PemK/MazF family toxin, with protein sequence MNLRPGEVWLADLGLAAKYRPVVIVSRHDPDPPRALAIYVPITSQDRGSAYEVRLPKSRFLQAGSVANVQGLGSLPTARLDRRIGVLRGETMAEIRRAILWALELDPPASTP
- a CDS encoding Ig-like domain-containing protein, whose product is MSQSHRRFVRFLAWSAALIAPIAVSGCGDPDAPEIARVTGTVTRGGKPIPNLTVNFVPDEGRASWGITDDQGKYELEYNEDYKGAKVDHHMVYVIFNAGSIEGAISGQADGQGISAEDRQQIMQKYGNMDTTQLEVDVTEDPQVIDLKLD